The following proteins are co-located in the Megalobrama amblycephala isolate DHTTF-2021 linkage group LG12, ASM1881202v1, whole genome shotgun sequence genome:
- the wdr46 gene encoding WD repeat-containing protein 46: protein MAAPMPEGLPSTHVEKKNKKQKKPSKRYWEKTENPDQRKPEEEQSKDAQKQNKARPINEPLKRKKFEGSEQEKTDPFPGEAPVPKERLQKFKRGEKYKWKPETLRKLKTAIKFSETVSDLAQDQAARFDLLLPEDAGFLEGDEDEDTCTISQDDIADAVDITSGSKYFNLDLSQFGPYRLDYSKNGRHLLLGGKRGHVACIDWHSKDLMCEVNVMETVNDVKWLHTEAMFAVAQKRWLYMYDSKGVELHCIKKFNDVLKMQFLPYHFLLATASATGFLQYLDVSVGKEIAAICTKMGRLDVMAQNPYNAVIHLGHPNGTVSLWSPNQKEPLVKLLCHRGAVRSLAVDKTGTYMVTSGLDRKLKVYDIRAFKHLHSCFLPAGASCLSLSQRGLLSAATGDVVQVYRDVCGSNPLTKPYMAHRLRGQVCGVAYCPFEDVLGIGHGQGFTSMIVPGAGEPNFDALDANPYRSAKQRQEWEVKALLEKVQPDLIVLDPGELGKIDKATFEQRHKRRVESLGFDPLGKEPFKPRAKKKGRSSAGAVERRKKKVAYEDQRDVIRESVQEKMEKQKESEEKAKAMKELEKKTALDRFRK, encoded by the exons ATGGCAGCGCCGATGCCGGAGGGTTTGCCGAGCACACACGTGGAGAAAAAGaataagaaacagaaaaag CCCTCCAAACGCTACTGGGAGAAAACAGAAAACCCTGACCAAAGGAAACCAGAGGAAGAACAGAGCAAAGATGCGCAGAAACAGAATAAAGCTAGACCGATAAACGAGCCATTAAAAAGGAAGAAATTTGAAGGTTCTGAACAAGAG AAAACGGACCCTTTTCCTGGTGAGGCTCCTGTCCCAAAAGAACGGCTCCAGAAATTTAAGAGAGGAGAGAAATACAAATGG AAACCAGAAACCCTGAGGAAGCTGAAAACAGCCATCAAGTTCTCGGAGACGGTGTCTGATCTCGCTCAGGATCAGGCCGCACGATTTGATCTCCTGCTTCCAGAGGATGCTGG CTTCCTGGAGGGAGACGAGGATGAAGACACGTGTACAATCTCTCAGGATGACATAGCAGATGCTGTTGACATCACTTCTGGATCGAAG TACTTCAACTTGGATCTTTCCCAGTTTGGGCCGTATAGGCTTGACTACAGCAAAAATGGACG GCACCTGCTATTGGGTGGAAAGAGAGGTCATGTGGCCTGCATCGACTGGCATTCCAAAGACTTAATGTGTGAGGTGAATGTCATGGAAACGGTGAATGACGTCAA GTGGCTTCACACAGAGGCCATGTTTGCTGTGGCACAGAAGAGATGGCTCTACATGTATGACTCTAAAGGTGTGGAGCTCCACTGCATCAAGAAGTTCAACGACGTCTTGAAAATGCAGTTTCTGCCCTACCACTTCCTACTCGCCACTGCG AGTGCCACGGGGTTTCTGCAATATCTGGATGTGTCGGTTGGGAAAGAGATCGCAGCCATCTGCACAAAAATGGGACGGCTGGATGTGATGGCACAGAATCCCTATAACGCAGTAATTCACCTGGGTCACCCAAATGGCACCGTCAGTCTGTGGTCGCCCAACCAGAAAGAGCCACTCGTGAAGCTGTTGTGTCATCGGGGTGCTGTTCGCTCCTTAGCGGTGGATAAAACCGGCAC gTACATGGTGACGTCAGGTCTGGACAGGAAGCTAAAGGTGTATGACATTAGAGCGTTTAAACACCTTCACTCCTGTTTCCTTCCTGCTGGAGCCTCTTGCCTGTCTCTGAGCCAGAGAGGACTGCTTAGTGCTGCTACTGGAGATGTCGTACAG GTTTATCGGGACGTTTGTGGAAGCAATCCTTTAACCAAACCTTACATGGCTCACCGCCTTCGAGGGCAAGTTTGCGGTGTCGCGTACTGCCCCTTTGAAGATGTTCTGGGAATCGGACATGGACAGGGCTTCACCAGCATGATCGTACCAG GTGCCGGGGAACCGAATTTTGACGCCCTTGATGCAAACCCGTACCGCAGCGCTAAGCAGAGACAGGAGTGGGAGGTCAAGGCTCTGCTGGAGAAGGTGCAGCCTGACCTGATAGTTTTGGACCCGGGAGAGCTGGGTAAAATCGACAAGGCCACCTTTGAGCAGAGGCACAAGAGACGGGTTGAGTCGTTG GGCTTTGATCCATTGGGAAAAGAGCCATTTAAACCCAGAGCAAAGAAGAAAGGAAGAAGCTCGGCTGGTGCTGTGGAGAGAAGAAAGAAGAAGGTCGCCTATGAGGATCAGAGg GATGTAATTCGAGAGTCTGTACAGGAGAAAATGGAAAAACAGAAAGAGTCGGAAGAGAAGGCCAAAGCGATGAAGGAGTTGGAAAAGAAGACAGCTCTTGATCGTTTCAGGAAGTAG